From a region of the Hymenobacter jejuensis genome:
- the htpG gene encoding molecular chaperone HtpG yields MQETGSISIHTENIFPIIKKFLYSDHEIFLRELVSNAVDATQKLKSLAQLGEFKGDLGELKVRVTVDKEARKITISDRGLGMTGEEIKKYINQIAFSGATEFVEKYKDKDAAAKDQIIGQFGLGFYSAFMVAEQVEIWSQSYREGTTAAHWTCDGSTEFTLEDAEKAERGTDVVLHVAADSDEFLEEARLRTILTKYCKFLPIEIEFEGQVINQTQPIWTKQPAELTDEDYTKFYQELYPFSEPPLFWIHLNVDYPFNLTGILYFPKVKDEMQFQRNKIQLYSRQVFITDEVKDVVPEFLMLLHGVIDSPDIPLNVSRSFLQADSSVKKINTYITKKVADKLNELFKKDRAGYEEKWSDIGLFVKYGMLSDEKFYDKAKDFVLLQNAAGKYFTLTEYQEHVQVNQKDKNDQTVILYSTDPEAQHSFVVAATDRGYDVLKLDAVLDPHFIGQLEQKLEKTTFKRVDADTVGKLIEKDETTESVLSDDDKTRLQELFTKSINNEHMHVQVDALSPQDAPVVITLPEFMRRMKDMQRVGGGGGMAMFGSMPDSYTVSVNANHPVAQRVLNAEDEAGQKLARQAFDLALLAQNMLKGEALTAFVKRSADLLAAE; encoded by the coding sequence ATGCAAGAGACAGGTAGCATCTCGATTCACACCGAGAACATCTTCCCCATCATCAAGAAGTTTCTCTACTCCGACCACGAGATCTTTCTGCGGGAACTCGTGTCCAACGCCGTGGACGCCACCCAGAAGCTCAAAAGCCTCGCGCAGCTCGGTGAGTTCAAGGGCGACTTGGGCGAATTGAAGGTGCGGGTAACCGTAGATAAAGAAGCCCGCAAAATCACGATTTCCGACCGCGGCTTGGGCATGACGGGCGAGGAGATTAAAAAGTACATCAACCAGATTGCGTTTTCCGGCGCTACTGAGTTTGTTGAGAAGTACAAAGACAAAGATGCCGCCGCTAAAGATCAGATAATCGGGCAGTTCGGTTTGGGCTTCTACTCGGCCTTTATGGTGGCCGAGCAAGTCGAAATTTGGTCGCAATCTTATCGGGAAGGCACAACGGCCGCGCACTGGACCTGCGACGGCAGCACGGAGTTTACGCTGGAAGATGCCGAGAAAGCTGAGCGCGGCACCGACGTGGTATTGCACGTAGCCGCCGATTCGGACGAGTTTCTGGAAGAGGCGCGACTGCGGACCATCCTGACCAAATACTGCAAGTTCCTGCCCATCGAGATTGAGTTTGAGGGGCAGGTCATCAACCAGACGCAGCCCATCTGGACCAAGCAGCCCGCTGAGCTGACCGACGAGGACTACACCAAATTCTACCAGGAGCTGTATCCGTTTTCAGAGCCGCCGCTGTTCTGGATTCACCTCAACGTCGATTATCCTTTCAACCTGACGGGCATTCTGTATTTCCCGAAGGTGAAAGACGAAATGCAGTTCCAGCGCAACAAGATTCAGCTGTATTCGCGCCAAGTATTCATCACCGACGAGGTGAAAGACGTGGTGCCCGAGTTCCTTATGCTGCTGCACGGCGTCATCGACTCGCCCGATATTCCGCTGAACGTGTCGCGCTCGTTTCTGCAAGCCGACTCAAGCGTTAAGAAAATCAACACTTACATCACCAAGAAGGTCGCGGACAAGCTCAACGAGCTGTTTAAGAAAGACCGGGCCGGCTACGAGGAGAAGTGGAGTGACATTGGGCTGTTTGTGAAATACGGCATGCTCTCGGACGAGAAGTTTTACGACAAAGCCAAGGACTTCGTCCTGCTGCAAAACGCTGCTGGTAAGTACTTCACTCTCACTGAGTACCAAGAACACGTGCAAGTCAACCAGAAGGACAAAAACGACCAGACGGTGATCCTGTACAGCACCGACCCGGAGGCGCAGCACTCGTTTGTGGTAGCCGCCACCGACCGCGGCTACGACGTGCTGAAACTCGATGCCGTACTCGATCCGCACTTTATTGGGCAACTGGAGCAAAAGCTGGAGAAAACGACCTTCAAGCGCGTGGATGCTGATACAGTAGGCAAGCTCATCGAGAAGGACGAAACCACCGAAAGCGTGCTCAGCGACGACGACAAAACGCGTTTGCAGGAACTGTTCACCAAGTCCATCAACAACGAGCATATGCACGTGCAGGTCGATGCGCTTTCGCCGCAGGATGCGCCGGTTGTCATTACGCTGCCCGAATTTATGCGCCGCATGAAGGATATGCAGCGAGTGGGCGGTGGCGGTGGCATGGCCATGTTCGGCTCGATGCCCGACAGCTACACCGTAAGCGTGAACGCCAACCATCCGGTAGCCCAACGCGTGCTGAACGCCGAAGACGAAGCCGGCCAGAAACTTGCCCGTCAAGCCTTCGATCTGGCGTTGCTCGCGCAAAATATGCTGAAAGGCGAGGCCCTGACCGCGTTTGTAAAGCGCAGCGCTGATTTGCTGGCCGCCGAATAA
- the lipB gene encoding lipoyl(octanoyl) transferase LipB, producing MDLLPNPCASPASVATLPDLIVAPTPPATAGQNRRVLVQRLGLVAYEPTWAYQEELLAKTLAIKAQNRQAEETGSAKLLTDNYLLLCQHPHVYTLGKSGKPEHLLLDEAQLAQHGATFHRINRGGDITYHGPGQLVGYPILDLDNFFTDIHRYLRVLEEAIIRLLADYGLSAGRIAGLTGVWLDFAEGAPNPRKICAMGVKCSRWVTMHGFALNLNTDLTYFGHIVPCGITDKAVTSLQQELGHAVSVEEVQERLLPHLAELLGAEFCTM from the coding sequence ATGGATTTACTGCCTAACCCCTGCGCTAGTCCTGCTTCAGTAGCAACGCTTCCTGACTTAATCGTAGCTCCAACGCCACCGGCTACGGCCGGGCAAAATCGGCGGGTGTTGGTGCAGCGGCTGGGTTTGGTTGCGTACGAACCGACATGGGCGTACCAGGAAGAACTATTGGCTAAAACACTGGCTATCAAAGCGCAGAATCGGCAAGCCGAAGAAACAGGCTCGGCTAAGCTCTTGACGGACAACTACTTGCTGCTGTGCCAGCATCCGCACGTGTATACCTTAGGTAAGAGCGGCAAGCCTGAGCACTTGCTGCTCGACGAAGCGCAGCTTGCGCAGCACGGCGCCACGTTTCACCGCATCAACCGCGGCGGCGACATTACCTACCACGGGCCGGGCCAACTGGTAGGATATCCTATCCTGGACCTCGACAATTTCTTTACTGATATTCACCGCTATTTGCGGGTGTTGGAAGAGGCAATTATCAGATTATTAGCTGATTATGGCCTTTCGGCGGGGCGTATTGCCGGGCTTACGGGCGTATGGCTCGACTTTGCGGAGGGTGCGCCTAACCCCCGTAAGATTTGCGCCATGGGGGTGAAGTGCAGCCGTTGGGTGACCATGCACGGGTTTGCCCTCAACCTTAATACCGACCTCACGTATTTCGGCCACATTGTGCCCTGCGGCATCACCGACAAAGCTGTGACTTCGCTCCAGCAGGAGTTAGGTCACGCCGTTTCGGTGGAAGAAGTGCAGGAGCGCCTGCTACCGCATCTGGCCGAACTACTGGGCGCGGAGTTTTGTACTATGTAA
- a CDS encoding toxin-antitoxin system YwqK family antitoxin produces the protein MCSFRLPFFLLAFVAVWLGSCSKKTVSFNSKPDQFGIAALSNDSLTSNRDTTGLVAKRTNVTKEQARIAQAKEKSAQRKPKRKKNIFLGERIKKGYVKSGGKGRNQVVEVFYYLRTFQQPNPYAPARYYFNPRKRRISPATTELNPATDKVLHGPYTKRQGGKVVEKGFYAFGTKHLRWEKYTPDNILLSKTHYEMGFPRDANITYYDTEHKHIKEVVPYINGKLEGDYARYLENGELDWKGQFENGKRVGEWTKYWGFRTRNRPHYVYQYGESGYDPEVLEPELIEEYSRDFKPVYQKGKLDKRPSTADQPAGK, from the coding sequence ATGTGTTCGTTTCGTCTGCCTTTTTTTCTGCTTGCGTTTGTGGCTGTGTGGTTGGGAAGCTGTTCCAAGAAGACAGTTTCTTTCAACAGCAAACCCGATCAGTTTGGCATAGCCGCACTCAGCAACGACTCGCTGACCAGCAACCGCGACACGACCGGTTTGGTGGCCAAGCGCACCAACGTAACCAAAGAGCAAGCACGGATAGCGCAGGCAAAGGAAAAATCGGCTCAGCGCAAGCCCAAGCGCAAAAAGAATATTTTCTTGGGCGAACGCATCAAGAAAGGCTATGTAAAATCGGGGGGTAAGGGGCGCAACCAAGTCGTGGAGGTATTTTATTACCTGCGCACCTTTCAGCAGCCCAACCCCTACGCGCCGGCCCGGTATTACTTCAACCCGCGGAAGCGCCGCATTTCGCCGGCTACTACCGAACTGAATCCGGCGACCGATAAAGTGTTGCACGGGCCTTATACCAAACGGCAAGGCGGCAAAGTGGTAGAAAAAGGCTTCTATGCCTTCGGAACCAAGCATTTGCGTTGGGAAAAATATACCCCCGACAACATTCTGCTCAGCAAAACCCACTACGAAATGGGCTTTCCGCGCGATGCCAACATTACCTACTACGACACCGAACACAAGCACATCAAGGAGGTCGTGCCCTATATTAATGGCAAGCTGGAAGGCGATTATGCGCGCTACCTTGAAAACGGCGAGCTCGACTGGAAGGGCCAGTTTGAAAACGGCAAGCGGGTAGGCGAGTGGACCAAGTACTGGGGCTTCCGCACGCGCAATCGGCCGCACTACGTGTATCAATACGGCGAATCAGGCTATGATCCCGAAGTACTGGAGCCCGAATTGATCGAGGAATATAGCCGGGACTTCAAGCCGGTTTACCAGAAGGGAAAGCTCGACAAGCGCCCCTCCACGGCAGATCAACCGGCAGGCAAATAA
- the porK gene encoding T9SS ring complex lipoprotein PorK/GldK, translated as MNKFLVLPLVALTALFLGGCGFGKGPQGDLVGAEDRPEFNPQEVPFGMVPCPGGTFHMGQTDQDISASMVNMNKQVTIAGFYMDETEITNNEYRQFMNAIRQDSIDVLGEEYVMTELYPDTTVWVRDFTYHMGDPLMEYYYTHPAFDDYPVVGVDWFAAKYFCNWRTKNKNAANAEAGLAPTPNFRLPSEAEWEYAARGGRDLATYPWGGPYLRNSKGCMLANFKPGRGDYASDGYAYTSPVGAFFPNDFGLYDMSGNVSEWCDDAYMEASVPVVWDMNPTNPDDNEPRKVVRGGSWKDIAYFLETGTRNFEYQDSARSYIGFRTAMIQIGMGSNNRLN; from the coding sequence ATGAACAAGTTTCTCGTTTTGCCTCTCGTAGCCTTGACTGCGCTGTTTCTGGGGGGCTGTGGTTTTGGTAAAGGACCGCAGGGTGACCTGGTCGGAGCGGAGGATCGCCCCGAGTTCAATCCGCAGGAAGTGCCCTTCGGTATGGTTCCTTGCCCAGGAGGTACTTTCCATATGGGTCAGACCGACCAAGATATTTCTGCCTCAATGGTCAACATGAATAAGCAGGTAACCATTGCCGGCTTCTACATGGATGAGACTGAGATTACCAACAATGAGTATCGGCAGTTCATGAACGCTATCCGTCAGGATTCGATTGACGTGTTGGGCGAAGAATATGTGATGACGGAACTCTATCCTGACACGACCGTCTGGGTACGGGACTTTACTTATCATATGGGTGACCCGCTGATGGAGTACTACTATACTCATCCAGCGTTTGATGATTACCCGGTAGTTGGTGTAGATTGGTTCGCAGCAAAATATTTCTGCAACTGGCGCACTAAGAACAAGAACGCAGCCAACGCTGAAGCTGGTCTTGCTCCTACTCCAAACTTCCGCTTGCCTTCCGAAGCAGAATGGGAATACGCCGCTCGTGGTGGTCGTGACTTAGCTACTTACCCTTGGGGCGGCCCTTATTTGCGCAACTCGAAGGGCTGCATGCTGGCTAACTTCAAACCTGGCCGTGGCGACTATGCTTCCGATGGCTACGCTTATACTTCGCCAGTTGGTGCTTTCTTCCCGAACGACTTCGGCCTGTACGATATGTCTGGCAACGTGTCAGAGTGGTGCGACGATGCTTACATGGAAGCTTCTGTGCCGGTAGTATGGGACATGAACCCAACTAACCCAGACGATAACGAACCCCGCAAAGTAGTTCGTGGTGGTTCGTGGAAAGATATTGCTTACTTCCTTGAGACCGGTACCCGCAACTTTGAGTACCAAGATTCGGCCCGTTCTTATATCGGGTTCCGC
- a CDS encoding YraN family protein, whose protein sequence is MPSPAHQLGHAGETAAAQHFLAQGFEIVYRNYRYRRAEVDLIVRRDRSLLVFVEVKARSSVQFGFPEEFVTERKRQLFRLAAEHYQEEINWHGDIRFDILAVTPAADGLRLKHFEDAFY, encoded by the coding sequence ATGCCTTCGCCAGCCCACCAACTTGGCCATGCCGGCGAAACGGCGGCCGCTCAGCATTTCTTGGCGCAGGGCTTCGAAATAGTCTACCGAAACTACCGCTACCGCCGCGCCGAGGTCGATTTGATCGTGCGGCGCGATCGCTCCCTGTTGGTTTTTGTAGAGGTAAAAGCGCGCTCGTCGGTGCAGTTTGGGTTTCCCGAAGAATTCGTGACCGAACGCAAACGCCAGCTGTTCCGCTTGGCTGCGGAGCACTACCAGGAAGAAATCAACTGGCATGGCGATATCCGCTTTGATATTCTGGCCGTTACGCCCGCCGCCGACGGCTTACGCCTTAAGCATTTTGAAGACGCTTTTTATTAG
- a CDS encoding PorP/SprF family type IX secretion system membrane protein, protein MKGIILAAALLTAATGTAFAQQQPQFSHYGFNGMYLNPAYAGIKGQAEISSFGRIQYLNYSASFDDGGSPKTIMLTGSMPVRALGGGIGFHVFRDQIAQLKITNAQVSYSKHFKIGEGRLGIGIQGILNYVGQGIYRPIDEGDPRVPRSGSDHKFDLGAGVWYESEKLYAGLSLNNLLRSNYRFNSDAGSTTAEFLNENHAYLTAGYNIEASSSVVVTPTVLMKMVLPGKFGDSNKFTFKNNSYEAGVRATLDDKYWAGVGYRYDESFTGLVGLSLFKDNAVRLGYAFDVIAFNQDARALSSHEIMISYRFPKPSLTTRPAIHTPRYSF, encoded by the coding sequence ATGAAGGGAATTATACTTGCCGCTGCTTTGCTCACCGCAGCAACTGGCACCGCCTTCGCGCAACAACAGCCTCAGTTTAGCCATTACGGATTCAATGGGATGTACCTAAATCCTGCTTATGCAGGCATTAAGGGGCAGGCTGAAATCTCTTCTTTCGGACGTATTCAATATCTGAATTACTCCGCCTCCTTCGACGACGGGGGATCGCCCAAAACCATTATGCTAACAGGGTCCATGCCTGTGCGAGCATTAGGTGGAGGAATAGGGTTTCATGTTTTTCGCGATCAGATAGCCCAGCTAAAAATCACTAACGCGCAAGTGTCTTATTCTAAGCACTTTAAGATAGGGGAAGGACGGTTAGGTATAGGGATTCAGGGGATTCTGAATTATGTGGGCCAGGGCATCTACCGCCCTATTGATGAAGGAGATCCGCGAGTGCCCCGTAGCGGCTCAGATCATAAATTCGATTTGGGCGCTGGAGTTTGGTACGAGTCGGAAAAGCTATATGCTGGTCTTAGCCTTAATAACCTACTGCGCTCCAACTACCGATTCAATAGCGACGCAGGAAGTACAACGGCCGAATTTCTAAATGAGAACCACGCCTATCTTACGGCGGGCTATAATATCGAAGCTTCTTCTTCCGTTGTGGTTACCCCTACAGTATTGATGAAGATGGTGCTGCCCGGCAAATTCGGCGACAGCAATAAGTTTACTTTCAAGAACAATTCGTACGAAGCCGGTGTTCGAGCCACTCTTGATGACAAGTATTGGGCCGGCGTTGGGTACCGTTATGATGAATCGTTCACGGGTTTGGTGGGCCTGAGTTTGTTCAAAGATAACGCTGTGCGTTTGGGATATGCCTTTGATGTAATTGCATTTAATCAAGATGCCCGTGCTTTGAGTTCACACGAGATTATGATCTCATATCGGTTCCCAAAACCATCCTTAACTACCCGTCCAGCTATCCATACTCCTCGTTATAGTTTTTGA
- a CDS encoding uroporphyrinogen-III synthase has translation MAESKDKPGTGRHAKRISSILVTQPKPTGDVSPYFAIAEKYGIKVDFREFIQVDPVSYKDFRKEKVNILDHTAVIFTSRNAVDHFFRICQEAKLEMPAEMKYFCISEQTANYLQKYIVLRKRKLFVGQRTAADLFDVIKKHKGEKFLYPCSDIRKDDIPEFMRANNFKFTEAVIYRTVASDLSDLSDVKYDCIAFFSPSGISSLFINFPDFEQDGTRIAAFGPTTAKAVLDAGLELDIEAPQPNAPSMTGAIEAYIRYHHGSDAGKEKNKSGKQSA, from the coding sequence ATGGCCGAGAGCAAAGACAAACCGGGGACGGGCCGACACGCCAAGCGCATCTCCAGCATTCTTGTCACCCAGCCTAAGCCGACGGGCGACGTTTCTCCTTACTTTGCCATTGCCGAGAAATACGGCATCAAAGTAGATTTTCGTGAGTTTATCCAGGTCGATCCGGTTTCTTATAAGGATTTCCGCAAAGAGAAGGTAAACATCCTCGACCATACGGCGGTCATCTTTACCAGCCGTAATGCTGTCGACCACTTCTTTCGTATCTGTCAGGAGGCTAAGTTGGAAATGCCAGCCGAGATGAAATATTTCTGCATCTCTGAGCAAACTGCTAATTACCTGCAGAAGTACATTGTGTTGCGCAAGCGGAAGCTATTTGTGGGGCAACGTACTGCGGCTGATCTTTTCGATGTGATCAAGAAGCACAAGGGCGAGAAGTTTCTGTATCCGTGCTCAGATATCCGCAAAGACGATATCCCGGAGTTTATGCGGGCGAATAATTTCAAGTTTACGGAAGCTGTTATCTATCGTACGGTCGCCAGTGACCTCTCCGATCTCTCGGACGTGAAGTACGACTGCATTGCTTTTTTCAGCCCTTCCGGAATTAGCTCCTTATTCATCAACTTCCCTGATTTCGAACAAGACGGCACGCGAATTGCAGCGTTTGGCCCTACTACTGCTAAGGCTGTGTTGGATGCCGGTCTAGAGCTGGACATTGAAGCTCCGCAACCTAACGCTCCTTCCATGACCGGAGCAATCGAAGCTTACATACGGTATCATCACGGAAGTGATGCCGGCAAAGAAAAAAATAAGAGCGGCAAGCAGAGTGCTTAA
- a CDS encoding MraY family glycosyltransferase translates to MLDTPNVRTVHESLTPRLGGVAVFAGFMSALTIFADLSNGIQQLLAGCIVLFFVGLKDDLVTISVMKKFVGQLLATGVVMIMADIRITSFQGILGIHELPVGISYAVTFLAIVGITNAINLIDGLDGLAGTIVLIIASTYGFYFARYGGAGYGNYVYVSVCLIGGILGFLRYNFHRANIFMGDTGSLVCGFIVSILTIQFVEMGLRADSPFASSAPSVAAGILFVPLFDTLRVFIVRMMAGRSPFSPDKNHIHHRILAMGFQQISTVMLLALLNLVVILFVINFSYIGNTLLIIVLVLFSLLLSVFLGVYHSRSAQQRVAS, encoded by the coding sequence ATGCTCGATACGCCCAACGTGCGTACAGTGCATGAATCTTTGACGCCCCGTTTGGGGGGCGTGGCAGTGTTTGCAGGCTTCATGTCGGCTCTCACCATCTTCGCCGATCTCAGCAACGGCATTCAGCAGCTGTTAGCGGGCTGTATTGTGCTTTTCTTCGTTGGCCTGAAGGATGACCTCGTCACGATTTCGGTGATGAAGAAGTTTGTGGGCCAACTGCTGGCGACCGGTGTGGTCATGATTATGGCCGACATCCGCATCACCAGTTTTCAGGGTATTCTGGGGATTCATGAGCTGCCGGTTGGAATCAGCTATGCCGTCACCTTTCTGGCTATTGTGGGCATCACCAACGCGATCAATCTGATCGACGGTCTCGACGGCTTAGCGGGCACCATTGTCCTGATTATCGCCAGTACCTACGGCTTTTACTTTGCCCGATATGGGGGCGCTGGCTATGGCAATTACGTGTATGTATCCGTGTGTCTGATTGGCGGCATATTGGGGTTTTTGCGCTATAACTTTCACAGGGCCAACATCTTCATGGGCGATACCGGTTCGCTGGTATGTGGTTTCATCGTTTCCATCCTGACCATCCAGTTTGTGGAGATGGGCCTGCGGGCCGATAGTCCCTTTGCTTCTTCTGCTCCTTCGGTGGCCGCCGGCATTTTGTTCGTGCCACTGTTCGATACGTTGCGGGTGTTTATAGTTCGCATGATGGCTGGACGCTCGCCTTTCTCTCCCGACAAAAACCACATCCATCACCGCATCTTGGCAATGGGCTTTCAGCAGATCAGCACCGTGATGCTGTTGGCCTTGCTCAATCTGGTGGTAATTCTGTTTGTGATTAACTTCTCATACATAGGTAATACGTTGTTAATCATTGTGTTAGTTTTGTTTTCATTGCTGCTGAGCGTTTTTCTTGGCGTCTATCATAGCCGTAGCGCTCAACAGCGAGTAGCGTCCTAA
- a CDS encoding DUF4271 domain-containing protein yields MKRAVQTKSRRFWALCLWIALLPLALQAAEYRPLPPAPKAGLSSEWLIHDAVHNRLILYLPDYHTPAHTYYQWISIRPNRPLLITFAARKDFSIFLDNRLVFTAKAPASYKLDLAKLVPATAPPGPHLLCVWHPEVSPNLASFTNFVPSPVIHVGKAASHPLVAQPRPRGHQGQNVFLCFLLLIGLLYGGIRATYQPGFARIYQFEGLWSKTSKDQEFLIKPTVTWLNLLLMLVFSLSFALLLVAIHTNIQSIVILRRLFDVPESAIVLRVFLYAGLVAGFVLGKYLFLELMGYIFDVTPLVMVQYREFVRTILFMGLFLPFVMLLYLGLNQTLPETVLWVSNGVVSLMLVGTVVRIARTLHRRTSLLNLHLFSYLCATEVIPLIILLKLIVFTF; encoded by the coding sequence GTGAAACGGGCAGTTCAGACAAAAAGCCGGCGCTTTTGGGCATTGTGCCTTTGGATAGCACTGCTGCCACTTGCTTTGCAGGCGGCCGAATATCGCCCTCTGCCTCCCGCGCCCAAAGCCGGACTATCTTCCGAGTGGCTCATTCATGATGCCGTTCATAATCGGCTGATTTTATATCTGCCCGACTACCACACGCCGGCTCATACCTACTACCAGTGGATCAGCATCCGGCCCAATCGGCCGCTGTTGATAACCTTCGCGGCGCGCAAGGACTTCAGCATTTTTCTGGATAATCGGTTGGTGTTTACCGCCAAAGCCCCGGCCTCCTACAAACTTGATTTGGCAAAGCTGGTACCCGCTACCGCTCCGCCAGGCCCCCACCTACTCTGCGTATGGCATCCGGAAGTAAGTCCTAACTTAGCTTCTTTCACGAATTTTGTGCCCTCGCCTGTTATTCACGTGGGCAAAGCTGCATCCCACCCTTTGGTAGCGCAGCCGCGACCGAGAGGGCATCAGGGTCAAAACGTATTTCTATGCTTCTTGCTGCTGATCGGCCTGCTTTACGGGGGCATTCGTGCTACGTATCAGCCAGGGTTTGCTCGTATCTACCAGTTTGAGGGGCTGTGGAGTAAAACCTCAAAAGACCAGGAATTCCTTATTAAGCCAACGGTTACTTGGCTTAATCTGCTGTTGATGTTGGTTTTTTCGCTCTCGTTTGCGCTGTTGTTGGTGGCCATTCATACCAATATTCAGAGCATCGTAATCTTACGGCGCCTCTTCGACGTGCCCGAATCCGCTATCGTTCTTCGGGTATTTCTGTATGCGGGCTTGGTAGCAGGCTTCGTGCTGGGCAAATACCTGTTTCTAGAACTTATGGGGTACATTTTTGATGTTACGCCCTTGGTTATGGTGCAGTACCGGGAGTTTGTGCGCACCATTCTGTTTATGGGCCTCTTCCTGCCGTTCGTAATGCTGCTGTACTTGGGGCTAAATCAAACGTTGCCTGAGACAGTATTGTGGGTATCCAACGGAGTGGTTTCCTTGATGTTGGTGGGAACGGTAGTGCGAATTGCACGCACTTTGCACCGTAGGACATCGCTGCTAAATCTGCATTTGTTTTCTTACCTTTGCGCCACAGAAGTCATCCCGTTGATCATTCTGCTAAAGCTTATCGTTTTTACCTTTTGA